The window TCTTCATCATCATGGCAGCCTACCACCTTATCTGTAAGCAGCAGACGGTATTTTTGATTGAGTCGGTTACCGAATTCAATATCTTCTGTATTACTGAGATTTATATTAAACCCATTCAATTCTTGGAATACTGATTTTTTTACAGCTCCCAATGAGAAGAAGCCTGCCGTTACATAACCGACAGAAGTTATTCTCCAATAGTGGCCCTGAAGGGTTCGATACTCTTTTGCCAAGCCTCCCTTAAATAACGGATCTTTTGAATAAATTCCACACACACAGCCAAGGGACATATCTTTCTCAAACTCTTTCAAGGTGTTTTCAATTGCATCCTTATATAAAGCAACGTCACTATCAACAAAAAACAGAATATCGCCTGAGGCGTATTCAACCCCAAGGTTTCTTGCCACCGCTACGCCTCCGTTTTTAGGTGTTTTGATTATTTTGCATGGATACTTTTTAGCTATTTCTATGGAATTATCTGTGCTGCCGTCATCTACAAAAATAATTTCAAAATTCTTATATGTCTGATTCATCAGTGCTTCAAAACACTTTGGCAGAGTCTTCTCATAATTATAGTTTGGTATAATGACTGAAACTAATGTTTTATTATTCATCTTGTTCTCCTTTCACTATAGAAAATCATTTCAATGCTTTTATTTGAGTTTGCTCATTTTTTAAATATTTGAATTTTATTATTAATAAGAACACAACAACTAATGTCAACTGAGTAACGAGTAAAGATGTCAGCTCCCCGGTTATCCCCCATGTCCTTGTTAAAACAATACTTGTCAATATTAAAACCGGCATGGGTATTCCTAATACACTCATGCAAAGAATGGCACCTTTTTTTCCTTCAACAGTAAATACTGAATTAAACACGTAATACATAAAATGGAAACCCAGACTTACCGAAATAAGTAAAACATACATCCAATTTATGGTGTAACTTCTTCCATAAAGCAATATCATGACAATACTAAGCCCCATATTGGCAATTATTGCAAGTGGAAGTATGAGAGGTATAAGCGATTTAATCCTTTTATATATCTTTGTGGTATCCATCCGAACAATAGTCGGCAAAAATACTACTGCAAATATTTCATGAAACATTAGGTTAAAAAAGTTTTTTATATTTACCTGATACAATGAATATATACCCACATCATAATCCGAACAGAAGTGCTTAACGATATAAAGGTCACTGTTAAACATGATATAGGATAAAACTCCGCTTACCATATTAATTGCTCCATATTTGTATGCTATTTTTGAAGTTTCCATGGAAAACCTGAACTTCTTTATTTTTATGGTTTTAAGTGACCATATTATTGCAACAATCTGATTTATAATTATTCCATATACAAAGTAATAGTAATTTTTTAAAACAAGACTGGAAATCAGCATAAATGCAAAAAATATCAAAGAACTCACCATTTTAATAATACCTAAGGACAAAAATCGTTTCCTTGACCTCAGTATAGCCTCGGTAATCATTGAATAATTTATAGTAACCGCCATAATTACAGTCAATAATAATTGCATTGCAGAGAAACCCAATGCCTTACTAATATAAACATGAAATAGCCCGTATACAATTATTGTTAACGCAGTCAGTACAAGACTCCAAACACCAATAGACCCTAGAAGCTCTTCAACTTCTTCTTCATTCTTGCAGTCAGGCAAGAATTTTATAATGGACATATTAATGCTAAAGCACATTGGAATATAAAGAAGATAGGCAGTATTTTGAATTACTGTAATATGCCCTACAGAAACTGCTCCAAGAAACCTTGCCGCTAAAACTAGTCCAATAACACTTAAAACGGCAGATGTAAATCTGAAAATAAATACAATGCCTAAATTCTCAATAAATGCTCTTATTTCTCCATTGCGAATTAATTTACTCGATTTTTGCTTAAAACTTTCTATTATTCCTTGTGTAGATGTCATTGTTTAGTCCTTTTCTTTCAATTATGTAACTTCGCTAAAATAATCCGTATGGCAAAAGTTTGGCAGACATATATATAGCTCCCCATACCAATAAAGCCAAAACTATAGGCCTGTCCTTTAACAATACCAATTCAGGACTTTCGCCATAGCCGGCTTTATCTGTAAGATACTGATACCTGAAAATTCCATATACTACAATGGGTATAGTAAAAATAGTATATTTCACCTTTACTTCGTATAGTGTGTGGAAAGAATAAGATATTACAGTACATGCTGTCAGCATGGGAATTATCTCATTAATTAATCCAATGGAATATTCACCAAGATTTTTGCGGTGATTTTGTGAATCTTCTTCAAGTGTAAGCAGCTCTTTTTTACGCTTATTCATTCCAAGGTATAATGAAAGAAAGGCTATACTTAATAAAAACCAGAATGAGTTTTTCCCATGGACTAATATTATTCCTGAAAGTGTTCTAAGAACAAAACCAAAAGAAATAATTAATAAATCAATAAATACAAAATCTTTTAGTTTCAGAGAATAGGATAAATTCATCAATAAATATACGCATATAACTATTCCAAAGTATTTGTTGAGAAAAAAGGATAATAGTATTGTACCCGGGCAAATAATATAAAAAATTAACAGTGCAAACTTTACTTTTATTTTGCCTGAAGCCAAAGGTCTAAACCTTTTTACCGGATGCAGCATATCCTTTTTCAAGTCAATTATGTCATTAATAATATATACTGAACTTGAAATCCCGCAAAATAACAGGAATGCAATAATCAATTTAACAACCTGAGAGAACCCGATTATTTGTGATGGAAACAGCATTCCTGAGAACACAAAAATATTTTTTGACCATTGCCTTACTCTAATCAGTTTCATAAAGCAAATAAGTGCATCTGCAAAATCTTTTTTTTCTTTTTTTTCTATAACGTCTAAAGTGGTTTCCTGCTTCATATTAGTTCCATCTTTCTTTTATGAAATATCTGTATTTTTTCACTTTTCTTACAAATTATATCATAATATGCAATTACTACCACTGTATTATGCTCCAGTAATTTTCATGTTAATTTTTCGGCTAGAGTATAATACAGTGGTATTTTTCTATACCTCCATATCATCCAAAGATATAATTCCATATTTAAGTGCTTTCATTATAGCCTGCACACTGCTTTCAACATTTAGTTTTCTGAAAATATTGGTTTTATGATATCTTACAGTTCCAAGGCTTATACCAAGTTCTGCAGAGGCACATTTATCCGTGCAGCCCCAGGCAAGCACTTTCAAAACTCTTATTTGACTATCAGTAAGCCTAACATCACATAAGTAATTGTTATTTATTCTTTTGTTTTTTGTGAATTCATTAGAAATTTTATATGACAGGAGCTGTACTATTAGAGCTATTTCTTGATTAATGCAATTTTCTCTGGATAGTATGCTTATACACCCAAGATTTTCTTTTTTTGATGCTATTGGTACTGATAACATATACCATTTTCTAAGAAAATCACAATAGTTGTCTTCAGGCAGCATATATGCACTGTTGTTAAGTTTCATTGCTAAATCCACAGAATTTGTACCACTTATTAACTCATCAAAACTTGTTCCTGCTTGTATTAGGGATTCTCTTGCGTAGAATAAGAGTTTTTTGTTTCCTAAAAGTTTAAGTGTTACATTGTGAACATCTGATAATATAAAAAAAGACATTTATCTATATTTTTACTTTCTATTTTATTTAAAGCTTCTTCAAAAACTGATATAAAGATTTTATTTTTGAATAGCAATTTCTTTATGTCTTTTTCTTCAGAATCGCTCTGTGGTACTCTTTGGTGTGGTAGAAGATTATTTTCTATACACCTCCTCCAGGATAATAGTATTTCGTCTTTTTGCTGATAATTTTTCACTACATAACCTCCTCATGGCTAAGTTAAATTTATGTTAAGTCTAAAAAAACATCAGAAGTTTAACATTGTAACCTATATTTCCAAATTATGTAAAATTATTAATGAATTTTCTTATGGAAATTTTCGAGTTTTATTCGGTTAGGATGAGGATTATTGCCAAGACCTAATTACATTATCTTCTTGCAAAATTCTAGTTTCAGACTTGAGGTTTGAGTTAATATGGATGGTATCGGAATTTTCGGAATAGTTGAACTATCTCTGCAATGAGACATAAATTTTTTGTCATATGTTTCCAGTCAATAAATCTCAATTCAAAAATTAAACTTAACTATTTTTTTATTAATAATTCTAATTCTATACAATATTTACAAATATATCAATGTGCTGATTTTGCATTGATTTTTTATTAAAAATAAAAGGGCTTTAGCGAAACTATTTTAATAAATAGCTGCTCGGGCTTTTATTTGCCATTCAAAGTTAAAAACTTTACCATTCTTTTCAATCACGGATAATATCTCATGGATATGCTTTATTTTAAGTGTCTGGATGTTACCTCTGGTGAGAAATGATTGAAAGTAGATTATGGGAAAGAATCAAAACAAAAAAACAGAGAAGAAAAACATTTATCGTTTTATTCTTCTCTGTTTAATATTTATTTTGATATGCTGTTTTTGCTAAGATTTCGGGGAAGTAATTTTCCCCCTTAAACCCCGGCTGTGTCCCAGTTTACCACAGATAAAAAAAATCTTACAAGGAGGGGTTCAGCATGAACTGAGGGTGTTTTGAAGCTGATTTTGTCAGACTCTAATCGGCAGCTTTATCTTTATCTTTTGCGATGAGCTGTCTTCTCTGAAAGAGTTGGTTTTTAACCACCGTCTTCAACTGCAAAATGCTTACCCCTGTGTCGCAACGTGTTACCCCTGTTTCCGATTTTTAATCTACTGTAGGGTACAAATACCTCTGCAATGACTGAAAAGGTATTTGAGGGCAATTTGAGAGCAATTTGACGACTGTTCCTCTTGGCACTTTTCCGAACAAATTGTGCTGAAACTACCGATTTATTTTGATGCGGGATAAAGGCACGTGGTCGCAAGCGACCCGTGCCAGTCACCTTCGCCGGCAATGCCGGCGAAACAGAGATTCTAAGTAGGTGGTCGGATTGAGAGAAAGTGTGTCGGGTAGGTGGTCTGAAAGCTGATAATGCCTGGTTTCTAAGGATTTGTAAGGTGTACAAATGGAGAAAAGGGCCACATCAGCCGAAACTGTGTGACCTTTCTTTCATGAAATCATTAATAATTTACATCATAGAGCAACAAGTTATTAGCAGTTAATTTTACATTGCTACCTAAATCAGGTGGCTCTCCTTGTGTTTCGATAGAAATAATGTTATCACCAAGCCTTATTACGGTATACCCATCATCTTCAATTGATTCAAAGACACCAATAAAGCAAAATTTATTATTCTGCATTCCAATTGTGCATTCTTCCTTATCTGAAAAGATTATATCTTTTTGCCAACACAGCACGTCTGGAATTTCAAACTCAACAAAATATTCCTTGTTTATTTGTGGTTTCTCGCCAATCCACAACGCACATGCATTTCCATACTCTGTTGAGAAATTAACATGGTACTTCTGTCCTTCCTCAGTGACTTCCTTTATAATAACTTTCACAAGCAAACCCACCTTTCTATTTAATTCTTTGCAATGTATTAGTTACTGTCATTGTATTATTCACAGGGTCAAATGTCCATGTTTCTTCATGATAATGGAATTTCGGTGTCCCCATACTGTTCATTTCATGGTTATCAAATCGAACACTCTTAGTTCCATCAGCCGAAAAAATTCTATTAGGGTCTACTTGACCAGTTCTGGGGTTAATATTTGTTGTATTTTCTCCTAAGTAGCTGTTCCATCTATTTGTAACCTCGCTTGACTTAATAGCATTAGGTGCTTTTACTTCTGCAGCATTTATTACTTTCGTATTAACATTTGGAGTCTTAGGCGCTCCCTGATTGCTAAAGTTAAATCCCTTAAAGTCATCTTTGGTAATAAAGCTTCTGCTGTTACTTCCCGCACTAGCACCAAGCATAAATCCAATCAAGGCCACTTGTTCAAAGTTTGGAGTACCAAAACTTGCCATCTCTCTACTTACTGCTCCATTACGCATGTAATCTATAACTGCTAATTCTATTTGTTTTCTTACTGGTATGATAGAATCATCAACAATTTTATACCATATAATGCTTCTGCTTTTTGAATATACTTCTCAATATCAACTGCTACATCATAAGCAACCTCGTATTTTCCGTTTTCCCATTTCTGATTTATTTCTTCCTTCATTTTCTTTAGAACATTTTCACTATTCTCCGCCTCCTTATTTACCTCTTTCTTAGGAGGACTATACGACCATCCGTTGTTAGTATAATTTGGTAGAACAGTTGAATTGTTAATCACCTGTTCTGATGTTCCATCTTTATTATATAATGTAATTGTCCTATTCTGTTGAGTACTGCTATTATTTGCTTTTGTCTTAGGAGAATTATATGACCATCCATTATTTGTATAATATGTTATCAGTGTTGAATTACTTGGTAATTGAATCACTTCTCCCGTTTTGTGATATAACATAATTTCATCATTTTGTCTGGAGCTACCTCCATTTCCTTTGGATGATTTTTTAGCATTTCCATTCTCCAAATTTACTCCGAGACTTTTTGCTGTGTTTTTACCTACAATTCCATCATATGATAAACCATTATCAATTTGATATCTTACTACTGCAGCTTTTGTATCTACCCCAAAGGTCTTATCAATCCCATCATAGTTAGGGCCACTGTTACCTACACTGTATCCGTTATTAACCAATGCTGTCTGGATATCTTCAACCTTCTCCCCTCTTGAACCTATGCCATAACAGCCATTTGGATTTTGATCCGGCTCTGGAGTACGGTATTTATATGTATCAACATATTTATCACCAAACACTGATGCTCTTATTGCTGCTGCCCTATGAGCATCATCCATTGCTTTTATATTACCTTTCTTTTTAGCAGCAGCATAATCCTGCCCCAATTTTTGAACCCTTTCTTGATCTCCTACGCTTAGAAACTTATCTATTGATTCACTATGCCCACTAGGATCCACAAACTGTATCGGATCATTATGACAATACGTGTACCTATTCAGCGACAATGGATTCTCATCCTCTCCGAAGTAGCTGTCCTCGCTGATGAAGCGACCTACATATGGATCATAATACCTTGTTTAAGATAATATAGTCCTGTCTCGGTGTCTATGTATTCCCCTGCGTAACGTATTGCATTTGCCTTTACCTCTATGGTCAGTGTAGGATTTCCCCATATGTCATAGTCATATCGGTTTTGGACCTCTCCTGCTTCATTTACTGTCTGGACTGTATCTCCGTGTCCGTTAAACAGGAAATAGGCTTCTTTGTTTTCGGAATCCACGCTGGCTATGTAGTTTATTCCTTTTATGTACCTTGTTTTTATATTTCCTGCTGCATCTGTTTCAAGGATTACATTCTGTCTGTCGTAGAGATAGTTGGTTATTTCCTCCTTGTACGCATTATCGGATTTTTTTACTGTCTTGTTTACCCTCAGGTCGTCCCCGTCGTATTTATATTCTGCTTCCGTGTGCTTGCCGTCCTTTACGGTTTCCGCTTTCTTAAGCCTGTTGAAGCCGTCAAAGGTATAGCTTGTCTTTTCCACCAGCTTGTCAATGGTGCCTGACATACTGTCTCCGTAGGCATTACCCTTTGTGGTCGGAAGCAGCTTTGTATCGGCAGGAAGCGTATAGCTCACGCTTTGCTTTAGCTGATTTCCGTTATCGTCATATGCTGTTTTTGTTGTTTTCCGTGCGATTTCCTTGTTGCTTTCGTCAAACATCCTCTCTGACAGCTTCAGAAGCTGATTTGACGATGAGTATGTGTATTCACTTTTCTTCAATATATATTGTATTTCTTTTCCCGATACAGAGTCAATATAGCTGCTTGGCTGAGCTGATGTATAGGTTTCATTCTGTGATACTCTGTCTCCGGCATTATCATAGGTGTACAAGGTTGTTTTCCCCGGTGCTGCTATTTTTATTACCCTGCCATCCCTGTCATATTCATAGCTTGTTGTACCATAGCTGTCTGTTTTTGATATTTGTCTTCCTGCAAGGTCATATTTGTAATTGTACTCCGATATAATGGTTCCATCAGGCTTTTTATTTTCCAGCAGTATTAAATGATTGTCCCTGTCGTAGGTATACTCCTCACTTACTCCACCCTCATATTCTATTGCCTCCCTGTTACCGTTCTCGTCGTAGGTGTATGTAGTGGTTTTCCCGTTAGCAGTGACTGTTTCCATTCTGTTGGACTTATCATATGTATAGCTTACAATATTGCCTTTTTGGTCTGTTACTTTTGCAACATTACCGACTTCGTCGTAGGCATAACCTATATGGGAGGCACCATCCTTCTTTATTTCAAGGAGTCTGTTGTTTCCGTCATAGGTATAGGTGCTTACACCGCTTTCATCCTCCATAAATTTCCTGTTTCCGGCTTCATCATAGGTATATTTTATGCTGTCTCCTGTTTCTTTTACCTGCTTTTCCAACACAAGACCCCTGCTGTCATAGATATATAGTGTGTTGTTACCGTTTTTATCGGTTATGCAGACAGCATTTCCTGACAAATCATATTTATATGAAACTGTTTTGCCGTCGGGGTTCAATATTGTCTTGGTATTGCCAAAGGCAGTGTATCTGTAGTCTGTCAGCTTTCCTCTTCCGTCTGTCATTGTAAGTTTGCTGCCTTGCTTGTCATAGCTGTACTTTGTAGATACTCCCATAGGGGGTCCGTTACTTTTGTCAGTTTTCCTCTGTTGTCATATTGGTAAGCTGTGACATTCCCCAGGGCATCCTTCTTACCTGTCACCTCACCGTATTGATTGTAGCTGTACTCTATTGAATACGTATTTTGGGCTGTCGCCTCAGGTGAAGCCGTTTTTACCAGTCTGTTTCCCATATCATATGTATGAACGGTACCGTATCTGGTTTCATCATCCCCACCTGAAAGATATCCCTTTGCATCAATTTCCTTTATTACATTGCTATTTGCATCGTAAACCTTTCTGCCAATGATTTTTCCGTAGGCATCAGTAGTAGTTACAAGCCTGTTTAGCTTGTCATAGCCATATGTCATTGTACATCCCTTGGAGTTGGTCTCAGAGAGCTTGTTTCCAACAAGGTCATATGTATATTTCAGAGTGTTATTCTCTGGGTCTGTTATTGTTTGTACTCTATTTAGGTTATCAAAGGTATATTTAGTTTCAAAACCTCTCTCATTTTTTTCAGATAGTTTGTTTCCGGCCTTATCATAGGTATACTGTAGGGTTACGTCCTTTCCGTCATAGTTTTGTGTAACCGTTTCAAGCCGGTTTAATATATCGTATGAATAATTGGTAATATAGCTGTCCCTTCGGCTGTCATCTTCTGAAAAGGCAAATGCCATCGGACGTATTTCCTTTGTTTTATTCCCAAGAATATCGTACTCGTATTGAGTTATAATTCTGAACTTACCGGGATATTCATCGTCCCGCAGGCTGTCAGCAGCTTCAAAGTCTGAAGTGTTATATATGTCTTCCTCGTCTATCAGCTTTATATCTCTGATAAGTCTGTTCAGGCTGTCATATTCAAATTTCTCGATGTCATATATTCCCTCAGAGCGGAGGATTTCCTTTTTTATTGTATTTCCGTTTTTGTCGTAATAGCTTCTGGAAAAAGCTTCACCACTGTCTATAACTGTGTTCATCAGACCATTGTCATAGTAGGTGTATGTTTTTGTTCTTGTGGATAGCTTGTCCTTGGTCCCTGTGAGTACAGCCGTAATTATATTTCCCAATTCGTCATAGGTATAATTTTCTATTGAATATATTATGTTTCCACTTCCATCCGTTTCAATAGGAATTCTCTTTTTAATTACCCTGTTATCAAAATCATATGTAATGTATGTGATACTTCCCTTTTTATCCTTTGATGAAATTATGTTTCCTGCCAAATCCGCTTTATACTCCAAGGTATTCCCGTATACATCAATCTCTGTTTTTATTTTCCCAAAGCTGTTATAGCTGTATTTGGTGATACTTCCAAGCTGGTTCTTCTCAGATATTTTTCTTCCCAGTTTGTCATACGAATACTCTATAGAGCCACCATCAGCAAAGGTCTGTTTTGCAAGTGTTCCATCACCATTGTAATCATACAGGGTGGAATTCCCATTTTCGTCAGTGGCTTTCACAATGCCCCCAAGGACATTATATTCATAAGTCTTGAAGTATCCTAAAGGGTTTGTTTCTTTCAGCAGTCTTCCAATTGAATCATATTCATAGCTTAATCCAAATGAGTTTTCAATGTTGTCCTTGAACCTAAGTCCATCTACCCTTTTTATAATATTTCCCATAGCATCATACTTCAGGTATTCCTGAACACTTCCGTCGGGAAGTATTGTTGCCAGTCGCCTGTTCATATTGTCATATGTATATGACATCCCCTTCATGGATGAAGCAAGTTGTGGCGTATCCTTTTCTTTGTCATAGTTGTTTGGGTCGATCTTCTTTATAAGGTTGCCTTTTATATCATATATATATCTTGTTACTGCCATTCCGTTTCCTGCTGAAGGAGCTTTTTGCCTTAAGAGTCTCCCCATATTGTCATATTCATAGTAAGTCGATATTCCCTTTGCATTCTTCTTTTCACGCACATTGCCGTTAAGGTCATAGCTGTAGTCGGTAGAATACTTTGCGGTTTCCTTAACAACTCTTTTATC of the Ruminiclostridium papyrosolvens DSM 2782 genome contains:
- a CDS encoding glycosyltransferase; protein product: MNNKTLVSVIIPNYNYEKTLPKCFEALMNQTYKNFEIIFVDDGSTDNSIEIAKKYPCKIIKTPKNGGVAVARNLGVEYASGDILFFVDSDVALYKDAIENTLKEFEKDMSLGCVCGIYSKDPLFKGGLAKEYRTLQGHYWRITSVGYVTAGFFSLGAVKKSVFQELNGFNINLSNTEDIEFGNRLNQKYRLLLTDKVVGCHDDEESLKTLARKIHIRAVQRIPFYLHRKKLTKGFETPLRGLGMLAVGLSTVSIPATILSLYFAALFLFCVIAFVLSDFGQYRFAFKEKGFFFTLVFIAFHWLITAAAFWGFVRGTLSMIFSSKFREKYSYEG
- a CDS encoding lipopolysaccharide biosynthesis protein gives rise to the protein MTSTQGIIESFKQKSSKLIRNGEIRAFIENLGIVFIFRFTSAVLSVIGLVLAARFLGAVSVGHITVIQNTAYLLYIPMCFSINMSIIKFLPDCKNEEEVEELLGSIGVWSLVLTALTIIVYGLFHVYISKALGFSAMQLLLTVIMAVTINYSMITEAILRSRKRFLSLGIIKMVSSLIFFAFMLISSLVLKNYYYFVYGIIINQIVAIIWSLKTIKIKKFRFSMETSKIAYKYGAINMVSGVLSYIMFNSDLYIVKHFCSDYDVGIYSLYQVNIKNFFNLMFHEIFAVVFLPTIVRMDTTKIYKRIKSLIPLILPLAIIANMGLSIVMILLYGRSYTINWMYVLLISVSLGFHFMYYVFNSVFTVEGKKGAILCMSVLGIPMPVLILTSIVLTRTWGITGELTSLLVTQLTLVVVFLLIIKFKYLKNEQTQIKALK
- a CDS encoding decaprenyl-phosphate phosphoribosyltransferase; its protein translation is MKQETTLDVIEKKEKKDFADALICFMKLIRVRQWSKNIFVFSGMLFPSQIIGFSQVVKLIIAFLLFCGISSSVYIINDIIDLKKDMLHPVKRFRPLASGKIKVKFALLIFYIICPGTILLSFFLNKYFGIVICVYLLMNLSYSLKLKDFVFIDLLIISFGFVLRTLSGIILVHGKNSFWFLLSIAFLSLYLGMNKRKKELLTLEEDSQNHRKNLGEYSIGLINEIIPMLTACTVISYSFHTLYEVKVKYTIFTIPIVVYGIFRYQYLTDKAGYGESPELVLLKDRPIVLALLVWGAIYMSAKLLPYGLF
- a CDS encoding response regulator transcription factor — encoded protein: MSFFILSDVHNVTLKLLGNKKLLFYARESLIQAGTSFDELISGTNSVDLAMKLNNSAYMLPEDNYCDFLRKWYMLSVPIASKKENLGCISILSRENCINQEIALIVQLLSYKISNEFTKNKRINNNYLCDVRLTDSQIRVLKVLAWGCTDKCASAELGISLGTVRYHKTNIFRKLNVESSVQAIMKALKYGIISLDDMEV
- a CDS encoding peptidoglycan-binding protein translates to MSEDSYFGEDENPLSLNRYTYCHNDPIQFVDPSGHSESIDKFLSVGDQERVQKLGQDYAAAKKKGNIKAMDDAHRAAAIRASVFGDKYVDTYKYRTPEPDQNPNGCYGIGSRGEKVEDIQTALVNNGYSVGNSGPNYDGIDKTFGVDTKAAVVRYQIDNGLSYDGIVGKNTAKSLGVNLENGNAKKSSKGNGGSSRQNDEIMLYHKTGEVIQLPSNSTLITYYTNNGWSYNSPKTKANNSSTQQNRTITLYNKDGTSEQVINNSTVLPNYTNNGWSYSPPKKEVNKEAENSENVLKKMKEEINQKWENGKYEVAYDVAVDIEKYIQKAEALYGIKLLMILSYQ
- a CDS encoding RHS repeat protein → MGVSTKYSYDKQGSKLTMTDGRGKLTDYRYTAFGNTKTILNPDGKTVSYKYDLSGNAVCITDKNGNNTLYIYDSRGLVLEKQVKETGDSIKYTYDEAGNRKFMEDESGVSTYTYDGNNRLLEIKKDGASHIGYAYDEVGNVAKVTDQKGNIVSYTYDKSNRMETVTANGKTTTYTYDENGNREAIEYEGGVSEEYTYDRDNHLILLENKKPDGTIISEYNYKYDLAGRQISKTDSYGTTSYEYDRDGRVIKIAAPGKTTLYTYDNAGDRVSQNETYTSAQPSSYIDSVSGKEIQYILKKSEYTYSSSNQLLKLSERMFDESNKEIARKTTKTAYDDNGNQLKQSVSYTLPADTKLLPTTKGNAYGDSMSGTIDKLVEKTSYTFDGFNRLKKAETVKDGKHTEAEYKYDGDDLRVNKTVKKSDNAYKEEITNYLYDRQNVILETDAAGNIKTRYIKGINYIASVDSENKEAYFLFNGHGDTVQTVNEAGEVQNRYDYDIWGNPTLTIEVKANAIRYAGEYIDTETGLYYLKQGIMIHM